The genomic interval AAACTGTTTTTCATCCTTTCTCTGTTTTCCTTCGGAAGTATTATTTCACACACGGCGAATTAAAGCATTCACGTAACTCTATTCAGGTGATTGTTAGCTtatctttcttttcatattgtCTTGTTCAAACTGTTATTacaactttccttttttttttttatttcgccTACAAAATAAAATAGGCTAGATATTCATGGAGCTGGATGAGTTCTGAATCTCGTGATTAGTTCGGGTAATACACGTTAACAGGACTAGCAAGTAAACTGATTCAGATGACTGTTGTTTCAACATCAGGACTTGTGTCAGTGGCAGactctgtgcatgtgtgtgtgtgtgtgtgtgtgtgtgtgtgtgtgtgtgtgtgtgtatgtgtgtgtgttagccgTTGAAGAGAGCCGAGCAAAATCAATGCGAGACTGACACAAACGGTTTCAAAACAGATGTCACAAAAAGCTATTTCATATGCTGATCATGAAGTGTAAACCATTTATTTTCACACAACAGAATTCAATTCCGAATTTTACACCCGTTTCATCTTAAAACGGGAAGATTGGTGTACCCTCGTTAAAATTCAAGGTCACATGTTTGAGAtataattaaaacaagtcgcgtaaggcgaaattactacatttagtcaagctgtggaactcacagaatgaaactgaacgtagtccgccgctagtgcaaaaggcagtgaaagtgacgagcctgtttggcgcggcagcagttgcgctgtgcttcatagcacgctttactgtacctctcttcgttttaactttctgagcgtgtttttaatccaaacatatcatatctatatgtttttggaatcaaggaataagatgaaatagtttttaaatcgatttcggaaatttaattttgatcataatttttatatttttaattttcagagattgtttttaatccaaatataacatatgcatatgtttttggaatcagaaaatgacgaaaaataagatgaaattgtttttggatcgtttaataaaaaaataattttaattacaagtttccgatttttaatgaccaaactcactcattagtttttaagccaccaagctgaaatgcaataccaaacccaggccttcgtcgaagattgctttgccaaaatttcaatcaatttaattgaaaaatgagggtgtgacagtgccgcctcaacctttacaaaaagccggatatgacgtcatcaaaggtatttatcgaaaaaaagaaaaaaacgtccggggatatcatacccaggaactctcatgtcaaatttcataaatatcggcccagtagtttagtctgaatcgctctacacacacacactgacatacaccacgaccctcgtctcgattcccccctctatgttaaaacatttagtcaaaacttgactaaatgtaaaacaagtcgcgtaaggcgaaaatacaacatttagtcaagtagctgtcgaactcacagaatgaaactgaacgcaatgcaacgcagcaagaccgtatactcgtagcatcgtcagtccaccgctcatttagtccatttcttaaaaaataacacattatttcgatacataatgtttttattattcCAGACTGTTACCAACAGTGGGTTCTCTATTTCTGTGTGGGTGTTATTCTCTGTCCAGACTTTTAGGGCCACCTCCCAAAAAGGGGCCAAATTAACATGTTCTTTTTTAAATTGCTTCCATTTTACTTTGGCATGAAAACAAGTCAGGTCTCTACCCAGTTGAGAAAACTGCGctaaagctgaaatgcaataccgaagtccgggcttcgtcggagattacttgaccaaaatttcaaccaatttggttgaaaaatgagagcgtgacagtgccgcctcaactttcacgaaaagccggatatgacgtcatcaatgacatttatcaaaaaaatgaaaaaaacgtctgaggatatcatacccaggaactctcatgtcaaatttcataaagatcggtccagtagtttagtctgaatcgctctacacacacacacacacatacaccacgaccctcgtctcgattcccccctctatgttaaaacatttagtcaaaacttgactaaatgtaacaagtcgcgtaaggcgaaaatacaacatttagtcaagtagctgtcgaactcacagaatgaaactgaacgcaatgccatttttcagcaagaccgtatactcgtagcatcgtcagtccaccgctcatggcaaaggcagtgaaattgacaagaagagcggggtagtagttgcgctaaggaggatagcacgcttttctgtacctctctttgttttaactttctgagcgtgtttttaatccaaacatatcatatctatatgtttttggaatcaggaaccgacaaggaataagatgaaagtgtttttaaattgatttcaacaatttaattttgataataatttttatatatttaattttcagagcttgtttttaatccaaatataacatatttatatgtttttggaatcagaaaatgatggagaataagatgaacgtaaatttggatcgtttttttttacaattttccgatttttaatgaccaaagtcattaattaatttttaagccaccaagctgaaatgcaataccgaagtccgggcttcgtcgaagattacttgaccaaaatttcaaccaatttggttgaaaaatgagggcgtgacagtgccgcctcaactttcacaaaaagccggatatgacgtcatcaaagacatttatcaaaaaaatgaaaaacgttcggggatttcatacccaggaactctcatgtcaaatttcataaagatcggtccagtagtttagtctgaatcgctctacacacacacacagacacacacacacacgcacatacaccacgaccctcgtctcgattcccccctctatgttaaaacatttagtcataacttgactaaatgtaacaaaacttgactaaatgtaaaaagaggaaaATTCAATCAAACACTTTTTTGGAGCAACCTTCCAAGACTTTACGTACAGATTCATTACTTCCAGACACAACCCATGTTTGATTGACCCTCGACAAATGTTAAGGTCACTTAGGGTTCAAATTTGGTActgaatataaaaaaaaatatccctTTCTTCAATGTTTTTGACGCTAGATCTTTGTAACAACACACACTTCCGGGATTTGAAGACCGCTAGACAGGGCATAACGGGAACTTCCCCGCCCCCTTGAAACTAAAGTGCACACGTCAAGGGACGTAATTCTCACGATCAaatgttgcgacccatctcgtcatcggcgcttttccggaaatgacaatacaatacaatacaatacaataactttattaatctctaaaagagaaattacattgctgagcgtttgtgtccgtaataataacatacataaaacattcaaaataaacatttgttctttgtcctgagaaaatatagcacattggttatcacataagaaagtatattaaaaataaattaacatgcattcaccatcaacaatgcacaatgCGCtgtgttggaattccaacaatggccgccattgtaggaattccaactttgcgctacgcgattctagaaatgtaccgcgcgcatagtgagaattctgctctttcttagaatgcgatgtaaaatgattcaagtcatgatggcctatgatgatccttgtgttttaaagtgatcaatgcttagtcttgaaaaaagCAGATGCCTTttataacgcaccaaaccaaccgaattacgAAAAGCGAAAACgcttttgataacttcggcgggctgtaacaacacagttcaacgacccatcccactcgaccaaaacgcaccaattttacgtaatttttaacgtttcagatcttacattttcAACAACCAAAACACAACAAGTGTTCCGATACAAGTtacttttcactggtaactatcgatttTAATAActttttactcagtcttaactgattatatattaaactcacacagtctctctgggctgcagatacagcattacgtccctttactgagtaggctcttgtcactgcataGTAATCTAGGCTCTTAAAACGtgatgtgcaagtctgtgcgctatattgatgtgatagattgttgcaaaatgttgattcaaattaaagatgatttcagcctgttgtaacttacaaactaacactctactctgagaaaaataatcattgtgttcaaaatagatggagacagcagcaactagctagctgcatgcgctgagtgtcactgagagaaccccccaattcaagacttcccctgtataagaccttgctttttcatataccttattcatgacctgtgaaaagggtatactttttttgtgccagtcgaagggttgccatttctagaacgaggcagctcgtttccggaaatgcggtgctttgttggaaatcaaatgaggtttcgggaaatcccgattattccaactctgccccggattcttactttgcgcccaacatcAAACATCGCGTTGACAGGAAGCGCGCTACGCTGAAGAAGGAATGCACACTCAAATCAACAAATGTGTGATGGGCGACAAGTGTACACACGGCTAATTGCAACAATTTTACATGTGTCCAACTTGACAAAAACTCAGTATATATCCTCCTGCAAGGAAATCATCAGCCGTGACAATGCCCGTTAGCCTTGGTTTGCCCAAGTCGCAGAACAGCCAGTGCCAAGTTCCAGTGACTTTCGTCAACACTACACAGCGCACAGTCGACGTGTACTGGGTGGATTTTGCAGGCGAGCTGGTTCGTTACAGCAACCTTTCGCCGGGAAAGAAACACCACATCTACACGTATGCTACGCACCCGTGGGTAGCTCGCGACTGCGCCACAGGACAGAGAATGTTCTTGTCTGGTCAGCCTGTGTTTGTGCCCGTTGAACCCCCTGCCGACCAAGACCCCGACCTTCCCATTGAAATCCTTATTCATATTCCATGTAAGTTTTGGCGTGTTTGTGTGGTTTCTTGATTGCCCAAAGAAGAGATCTGAAGGCAATCCTTCTAAATAGCCAGGCGATCACATTAGTCAAACCCACCTGTCACTTGTTGATTGCAGTTGTACTTGTAGTaacgcacacacccacaattttacacacacacacacacacaaagtgacaTTAAAACACTTCATATTTTGCTGTTCAATGCACGATCAATGCACAACAAAAAAGGCTGTTAGTGTATGGAGCGTTTAATTTTAGACAAAAGGAAAACTTCTCATTCACAATTTATTAGTCAATTAGGTACGTTGACCTATTGGTCTTTGTGGAGATAAGGAAAGAACTTGTATACCAGTATGTCATGAATTCAACCTAAATATTGAGAGAGGCAAGAAGAATGATATTGAATAAAAATGAattgaaaagaaagagaaacactaACAATGAATGGAATGAAATGATAAGAAAGGAATGCCATTGAATAAAATGAAGTGAAAAGAACTTAGAATGAAATGAAAAGGAATTGGAATGTGAGCAAGTCTTACCTCTTTAGGATTTTTGTTCAATGTACACAAATGAATGTGCATGTTGCAATGCAGAGAAGATCAGAAAACCAAAGTTTCCTCGCCATAATTGTGAAGTCAAGAGAGTGTGTTAATTCACAATTTGCAGTGTAAGTTACCAAATCTCAACTATTTTATCATCAGGtagggatgtgtgtgtgcgtgcaagcgtgtgtgtgtgagtcttgTGTGTTTTCCCAAGATTGATTGTGTCTTATTCATTATTCATTTTCACTCAACAGTGTTCCGGCTGGAGGAAATCTGCATTGGCTACTTCAGGGCAAGCATGAGTGAGGCTGACTTGGCGAAGATGGATGTCAACGCCTACATCAAGCAGAGACTTTGCAACATTCCAAAACTGAAGGCAACAGATTACCAACCTCGCCGCCACTAATTGGGAAAActgtggggaaaaaaaaggatgaCTGTGACATGTGGATCAAAAATCAGTGCTGTGCCTTCAGATCTTTGTTACGTCCTATGTGGGAATCGGGGCTTTGTTGGAATCTGGCAAGATTTTACGAGGTTTCCAATAACGTACAGCATTTCCAGAAATGCGCTGCCTCATTGTGGATGCAGTACCTCTCTGACAGGCCATCTCGTtctcgagtgtgtgtgtggaagagagagagaaagagtgattTATATATGAATGCTGGACAATGGAAAAATGGCAGGCATTTGGGGAATTCCGAAGAAGCGCAGCACACACATGCTTGCCTGCAgcttgcgcacacacacacacatgtgcatacACATAACAAATAAAGCCAGTTCTAGCCGAGATAATCGAGATTATTATCATAATAATTCACATTTATTAGctcattttttcttcttcttattttacCTGTTTCTTTTTAAATGTTTAAAAACAGGCACATATTAATTTTTCAGACCAAAACTAATGGCTGCGTTTGACCTTTTGTGAAAAAACACACCTGAATCGACGATGCAATCACTATGACAATAGTCAGCTCCGATGTGCGTACATGTACTTCCACACGGAAAGAGTGATATATTGAGCGGACAGTGCAGAAAGCACAGAACGGAGTTAATTTTGACTGAGATTTCTATTGTTTGCATGATTTCACTCACATAGATCTTACTACGAGCAgagacattctttctttctttatttggtgtttaacgtcgttttcaaccacgaaggttatatcgcgatggggaaaggggggagatgggatagagccacttgtcaattgtttcttgttcacaaaagcactaatcacaaatttgctccaggggcttgcaacgtagtacaatgtattaccttactgggagaatgcaagtttccagtacaaaggacttaacatttcttacatactgcttgactaaagaGCAGAGACATGCTGCTTGCGAGTGATTTGCTTACAATACCacatgtagcttgcctcagtggttccaaggaaaagcaactcttgcacaacccataaaaacttGATAGAGGTACGTGTATTTCCGAACACCATCTATAATTAGTGCAGCTGTATGCGCTGGAAGTAACAATTACTGTCAACTGAAAACAGTGGATTGCCTGATTAATAGCAGGGACtaaatgacaaaaaaaaacatttcaaGGATGATCATATCTCGTGAACTGCAGTCTAGATTAGTACAGTCTCTGACTAGTTGACCACTAAGCTACTGAATTTGACATTGACAGTGAGAGGACAACAAATATGAATGGACTGGAATAAATCTTCACATTTTCCCCGGAACATAACATGAGCATTGCCTTTTTTCAATTTATGTGATAAAAGTTCTAGAACTAAAGTGATCAGTGTTTAGtgtaaataaaacaacaaaattgtgattttgttgttgattttggtttgttttgatgTTGACAAGAGAAATCATGAGAACTGTGATATATGGGATTATACATTTGTTGAGCTGAGATGACATTTTCAGAGTATTCTGTAGAaagtgttaactggtgtatagaAAGCTTTCTTTATGTAttatgattttgttgtttttgtaaataTGTAATTACGATGCCCGAGTGCTAACGCTACTTAAAACTGAAGTTATCAAAATAATAGATTTATAGGGAAAGGATTGGTTGTTAATGTATTATACAACTGAATTTTTAAGAGTATTCTAACCTTGTCTGCAGTACAGAAACTTCAATTTTGCTTTTCAATAAAGTGAGTTCAGTTCATAAGTTAGTTCATGTTATGAAACATATATATAATTGTTTTGCTTAAAATTCTTAATAAGAGTCAAGAAGCTACTCGCATGTCAAGACGGACACTCATTGTAAACATTATATAAGCCTTGAAACCACTTTATTGCATCTTGAAAACCTTGCTTCACAAGCCTTTCATGGTATAGAAGACTGTGTTGTTCATTAAAAACTTTCTAAGGCAAGCCTTGCAAGTTTTCCAACCAACAGTGAGAATATAATCTGAGCTCACAGTAATGTGTGAAGAACAGTCCTGGAAagctttattattattattactattattattatgctTGTGTTTGAGTGTATACAGATGCCCATGTCAAACAAGTAcgcctggtgtgtggtcaccaCTACCAAagttttaaatttgtatttgtttgttttttttgcttgCAAAATATTTTGACTTGTCGCAACCAATTTAGGACTTTCAAACTCTAGAGGCGTTCTTATGTTGTTATTTTTTCCTTCTTGTCAAATAAGGCTAATATCTCATATACGTGTATGTACAAAGCAAAGTATTTATGTTTGCATAAAGTGTACTGCTGTAGCAAACTTTGTACTCTTAATGCTCAACTTTTGTTTGTCCAATCCACCAATATAGTGCAATACGTTTTAAACTGGTATGCATTTATCTTCACGGTGCTTTGTGCATCATTTTCAGCCTATCATCTTGCAAAAGTGTTTGCATCCCGGAAAGCGTTTTGTGTTTCTTTATATATATTATCAAAATGCTTGAACAGCTTACTAATTGTTGGGTGTCACATGGTTACCATTAGATTTGTAAACACATAAACACGGATGTAATTTTAACAACCCGGATGGTGTTGATCTTGTacaaattattaaaaaaaaaaaattgttgggGATCCTTTAGGGTggttcagacctgggaacccatgtTTTGCACTTGAGTATTCTCaagcaaacttggtgtattttcagacaAATGAGCATACTCCACAGCAGTTGAATGAatatccatgattcaaacatgtttcacgcGCGTCCATCACAATGTTAATCAAGGTTACcaatacgtttaaaaaaaaaaagcttctttcaatgttttattCTGACAAAAACTGTGATCGTGTCAAAATACTGAATTGGCTTTGGGATGCACCTGTGAAGAAcggtagtctaggaatttttctcatcgtatttttttccactgaTTGTATTCTACACAACAATGCGTAAAATATACgccaaaatcgtatgggttcccaggtctggtggTTATAAGGGGGCATGTGGTAGTAACctagaggtggtcgccagggcagggcTACACTGTACTTGCCTTTATGAAATATATTAGATTTTATCATTGATACTCTGCCTCACTTGGCTATGATTCTCAGTTGGTGTGCGTCATGGAGAACCCATACTTCCTCCATGTTATGCTTGTTAGGAAGTATGCATTATGCAAGAACTACAGCATGTTGTGACATCAAAACCATGATTTGGGTAAGGTAAATAAAAATCAAGAATCGCTACTGATattttttgtgttgtgtttagtttgtgttgaatgaaatgttgcTGTCAGAACAAATATTAATCAGATTAACTTTTAGATAAGATTTCTGAAGTGTTAACACAGCTGCTTGCCTAATTTTGTAACACCCATGTTCAAGAAGTAAACTTTTTCTTTATAATTGCACATACATCCGTATCGTGGAAAGTAAAATGCCATCAGGATGCACATCCTTGATACAAGAATGGTTTATATCCTTGTGATAAAAAGTTGCTTTATATCTTTAAAGTGTTCATCAATATAGCATCTGGACAAATGAACGCACCTCACAGAAACAACAAAATACACCACACTGACAAGAAACCAAGAACAACAGAACACCCCTTTCTTGAAATTCTTCACATCTTTTCAGTCCAATTTCCACCCTGCTATCTGCAGTCCGCTAACAGAGAAtgaacttcacacaatttgtcTACTTTGCAACCGTGCACTGAAGCCAGGAGAGAAAACTGAGATTGTTTGTCCATGTCGATACTAAACACTGCAGAATCCACGTCTATATCCACTGGCTGCTGAGACAGCCGCGGCTTAGGAATCGGCCATGGTAGGTTCAGATGGTGGCGATGCAACTGAAAACATAGAAACAAAATTGTCAAGAAGTAACTTTAAGACGCAACATGCAGCAATATGACAGGCCAGGTTATCTCTATTCAATACCAAGCATTCATAAGCACTTCAACCTATTGGTATTAAGTATTAAAATGGGTTTCTACTGTATACCAGAAATACACATACCTTGTAGAGCGCGCCTGACGGACAGTGCCAAACCACACCCTCCACTCTGTTGTTGCTGCTTTCTGGTTCCTCCTCTTCAAACCACTGGTGCATGGCCTCACCGTTCAGTGGCGACGGGCAGGTGACAGGCAGTGACCCGTGAACAACCAGCACATGCAGCGGTTGCTGTTTATTGCCCAGGCCTGATAACATTAAAACATCAACAGAACAACCACTTTGATGTATACAGTCGATGCTGTCTACAACAACCACCCAAAGCACAGACCAAAAGAAGAAATGCAGAAGGTAATGAAAATCTGACCGTGGTTTCTCTAATAATTCACTTCCTACACCTCTGCCTAAAATTGCTTGATAATTAGAAAAACATTTACACAAGAAATGGTACTCATGTATACATGCaaatgtatgcatttagagcgcttacttccctttgtttttcaGATCTTAAATAGTGCTCGGcctcatttgtttaagattttCATGTATTAAGGACTTGAACATGCATCTCAAAATACCATCTATTTACACAAATATATGGGTTGATTGAAAAATGCAATATTTAAGCTACAATTTGCTATCAGTAGAAACCCTACTTTGCtagcagtggaaccccctttcaaGAAATACATAATAACAAAGTGGAGGTCTGTACACGGCAAAATACTTCTTATTTAACATCGGTTTGTTTTAGAAAATATACTACAGttatatctgtctttctgtgctTGCTGGCTCTTGACTGACATTCCGATTCTGACGAGACAAACCTAATGCTGGTGTGTCAAAGAaaacagccacagcgggcttgttcgaatcaaagtatcacaccatatccttAGCATATTACCATTACCTGTCCCAATATTGGCCAACTGGTCTAAGGGGAtattaaaccctaatagtcaatCACGTCGGTTCATTTCAAATAAGCTGTCTTGGTATAAGATCAAATTCATTTGGGGTGGAGGTACAAAAACATGACAAAACTGACCATAAGGATTTCCATTTATACTTGTTCCGATAAGTTCACAAGTTTTGCCGCAGAGCTCTGACAGAGGGCGACACTTTATCACAAGTTGACCGCTGTCTTCACTCGGGGTCAGCATCAGACACAAGCCAAGGTCGAGGTCAACTGCTGTCAGATGCCAGCAGTGCTGTCTGGACTTTTTCTCTATGGGCAGCCAacctgaaaataaagaaaagagtAATGGACTATCAtctataatattaataataaaaataataataacactgaTTAACAAGTCCCTTACATGGCTGAAGGTGCTTGACAAACATGTGCTCAAACATAAAATCAACAAACATAAAAAAGCATAAAAATCAATGAATGAAACAAAGCAAATTGAACTTGAATAACACccataataacacacacacacacgcaaacatgcCTACTGTGCATGCAAGGTTGTGTATGGAACAATGACTACTAATTAATATAGGGGGTGGGGCATATGGGAAGAAAATGAAAGAAGCCATTCAGATATGCCCACCCCCACCATTTCACTTTATAACCCTGTCTTCTCAAATATTCTGTTCCTCTATAAATTGTAACCTCCATTAACCACCCAG from Littorina saxatilis isolate snail1 linkage group LG7, US_GU_Lsax_2.0, whole genome shotgun sequence carries:
- the LOC138971468 gene encoding protein Vhl-like; the encoded protein is MPVSLGLPKSQNSQCQVPVTFVNTTQRTVDVYWVDFAGELVRYSNLSPGKKHHIYTYATHPWVARDCATGQRMFLSGQPVFVPVEPPADQDPDLPIEILIHIPLFRLEEICIGYFRASMSEADLAKMDVNAYIKQRLCNIPKLKATDYQPRRH
- the LOC138971466 gene encoding RNA ligase 1-like, producing MAKCNAVQSKMPCVFETGVFNTQSSKRANQNFKVTASDRLRPEIVPPDIECASATEKLDGTCCLIQEYQGLPWLWPRLDRKPNRAGDKKFQRLQYKLKDWKASDEDSVPPTITWDPMKDFKEVPSTWIPATGVKVVDGFAQPDKIGHTPGWLPIEKKSRQHCWHLTAVDLDLGLCLMLTPSEDSGQLVIKCRPLSELCGKTCELIGTSINGNPYGLGNKQQPLHVLVVHGSLPVTCPSPLNGEAMHQWFEEEEPESSNNRVEGVVWHCPSGALYKLHRHHLNLPWPIPKPRLSQQPVDIDVDSAVFSIDMDKQSQFSLLASVHGCKVDKLCEVHSLLADCR